From Daphnia pulicaria isolate SC F1-1A chromosome 4, SC_F0-13Bv2, whole genome shotgun sequence, one genomic window encodes:
- the LOC124338265 gene encoding gastric triacylglycerol lipase-like has product MLSQCSTVLNHERRSSSDGRSIFRRKVRQSVSQVLSQMWQFSPRAHLSKKQLKTDDKFINLTALPSNDERAMNAVQIIINRGYPVASYSVTTSDGYILELHRIPGRKGQTSDLGTGKPVWLQHGLLCSSADWLITPSDQSLAFILADLGYDVWLGNARGNVYSRKHKTLTHTQKSYWDFSWDEMGKFDIPAVLNFILFKTERKKLIYIGHSMGCSMFFVAMATYPDLQSKIETMVALAPATSLAHMTSPIFRLAPFIKPIEFLLRLLKTRAFLSQESYLNYFQRKFCLKNVGWAGLCRNVLFLLLGDDTTNIDVEILRVLDGNTPAGTSVRTVAQFAMNFNSGPTFIPYDFGPVGNYLRYKKFRPPPYDLGKVKVPVYLFYGENDRLVTPKDIEWLASKLPNVKELVKVDDKYYNHASFLISKNNNVLLNNQLISFLPSPN; this is encoded by the exons ATG TTAAGTCAATGCTCAACAGTTTTAAATCATGAGCGACGAAGCAGCAGTGATGGGCGAAGCATTTTTCGTCGCAAGGTCCGCCAGTCCGTCAGCCAAGTGTTGAGTCAAATGTGGCAGTTTTCACCGAGAGCTCACTTATCGAAAAAGCAGCTGAAAACCGACGACAAATTCATCAATTTGACGGCTTTGCCGAGCAATGACGAAAGAGCTATGAACGCG GTGCAAATAATCATTAACCGCGGCTATCCAGTAGCTTCGTACTCAGTCACGACGTCAGACGGATACATTTTGGAATTGCATCGAATCCCTGGGCGTAAAGGTCAGACGTCCGATTTGGGCACTGGCAAACCTGTCTGGCTACAACATGGACTCCTCTGCTCCTCAGCTGATTGGCTAATTACTCCCTCCGATCAATCCTTGG CATTCATCTTAGCAGATCTTGGTTACG ATGTATGGCTCGGCAATGCTCGCGGCAACGTTTACTCACGCAAGCATAAGACCCTGACTCACACCCAAAAGTCTTACTGGGATTTCTC ATGGGACGAAATGGGCAAATTTGACATTCCGGCTGTGCTGAACTTTATCCTCTTCAAAACGGAacgcaaaaaattaatttacatcG GACATTCTATGGGGTGCAGCATGTTTTTCGTCGCAATGGCCACATACCCGGATCTTCAATCGAAAATCGAAACGATGGTTGCCTTAGCTCCAGCGACGTCGCTGGCCCACATGACCAGCCCTATTTTTCGTCTAGCTCCCTTTATCAAGCCCATAGAG TTTTTGCTCAGGCTATTAAAGACTCGAGCTTTCCTTTCGCAAGAGTCGTATCTGAACTATTTCCAAAGAAAGTTTTGCTTGAAAAATGTCGGATGGGCTGGACTGTGCCGAAATGTTCTCTTTTTGCTGCTTGGAGACGACACGACAAACATAGATGTG gAAATTCTGAGGGTTTTAGATGGGAACACCCCAGCAGGGACTTCAGTTCGCACTGTCGCCCAGTTCGCCATGAATTTTAACTCCG gTCCCACATTCATTCCGTATGATTTCGGACCTGTTGGCAACTATCTTCGCTACAAGAAATTCAGACCACCGCCCTACGACTTGGGTAAAGTTAAAGTACCGGTCTACTTATTTTATGGGGAAAACGATCGTCTAGTAACGCCCAAG GACATCGAATGGCTAGCGTCCAAATTGCCCAATGTCAAAGAACTCGTCAAAGTCGATGACAAATATTACAATCATGCCAGCTTTTTGATCAGTAAGAACAATAATGTGCTTCTTAACAATCAACTGATATCATTCCTACCATCCCCAAATTGA
- the LOC124338344 gene encoding nucleoprotein TPR-like isoform X2: protein MLFEEEENKKLNNYIDQILQEHEDRAPTIARQREDSILKEKKEKEAALDSQIQALQGQLAELRAQNVRLSTHNEYADSKEKPLQGNLESCKKQLNALEDKNKIYACTIAKHEQSIAVLRDEAMNAQQLLASAEIKVSMLQEEKQLLQDLEKSLTVERNALFA from the exons ATGCTATTTGAAGAGGAAGAGAATAAGAAACTGAATAACTACATAGATCAAATTCTTCAG GAACACGAGGATCGAGCGCCAACCATAGCTCGACAACGCGAAGATAGTAtcctcaaagaaaagaaagaaaaggaggctGCTTTAGACAGTCAAATTCAAGCACTTCAAGGACAGTTAGCTGAATTAAGAGCCCAGAACGTGCGTTTAAGCACCCACAATGAATATGCCGATTCAAAGGAAAAACCATTGCAG GGCAACTTGGAGTCTTGCAAGAAACAACTTAACGCTTTAGAAGATAAGAATAAGATTTATGCCTGCACAATTGCTAAACACGAGCAAAGCATTGCAGTTTTACGAG ACGAAGCGATGAATGCTCAGCAACTGCTTGCAAGCGCAGAGATAAAAGTTTCGATGCttcaagaagaaaagcaaCTACTTCAAGATCTTGAAAAAAGCCTTACAGTTGAAAGAAATGCATTG TTTGCATGA
- the LOC124337779 gene encoding uncharacterized protein LOC124337779 codes for MERTSRPPSAVSIGHASQRSLGIQSNATVYPAQPDPPNRPADHHSVSPSSSVSNQDAKALQEERRQREEERRQREEEKRQREQLEKQIQQMKIDEKEKIKKAVEEERERQSSKFTTANRDAVNEAEKRANEIAEENKKIRTALEVQKQKQKELFDAAQEKDRLLRLEKKERRESEQKLNQKIQEQQSKIPVSSLLKQPYTSFQPTQFEPTRGANPFDNLFQTASNPNRQTEEEPINFKQWTAHNDNLLSSTKDSTESNHNTRSVFRLPKLDLKPYDGDPKKWPDFIAIFRDLVHSNNSLSSTEKMALLKRSLSEDIRNGLGDSLSSSALYSEALTELENTYGHPQIVSRAYIQSLIELPKVNNNDYKTLLKFSQTLNGAVSSLKNGGYEHELKASGILELILAKLPAELQSRWGKKIVKSHPVCLTLQDFSSWIHLIVKGEMMAKHCLISQASSPPSSKSNQKPGRQQTDRKPKHPPSINIIGHKPAAPPSTAAKQNDGSKTLTCLLCRGDHRLSSCPKFAALSLEERMKIIKEFNCCLRCLTKGHWTKECFNRTKCNFEECTAHHHPLLHGAPSLNVSFKDKGVGTHTVEGDSITTLLLTVPVIIEANGIQVNTVGILDQGSQASLILEKISKKLKLDGPTQSSPLATFHGNDPKNKVKCVSFNILTADSSRSFEVKSAYTVPRLQIQTTSLNWPAVKHQWNHLCDIEPINADTKEIGVLLGRDVLRVHDVLDSRYPADGVEAPDGIKTHFGWCVTGPVATATLHPPLHINALSITQHLSDQALHDVVNQFWLTESFGVRPSTSLPSSLDDKAALKILEQTTRHTGERYEVGLMLRDPKINIPNNREVAVRHFNSLEKRFARDPAFAERYSRVMNEYISLGHAVLSDVNNSIRKGFTWYLPHHGVTNPNKPEKVRVVFNPSARYKGTSLNEQLFKGPDLLTCLIGVLLRFRQFPVPISGDIEKMYHQVLVPKQQQSLFRFLWKNPGDVGEPKEYQMTVHVFGAVSSPTSCIYALRKTAEDFGSRFPDVADSVSKNIYVDNYLDSTETEEEAIAKLRDVSALLKLGGFNMVQWLSSSRSVLATVDHSDLSRSLDLDADKLPIERTLGLLWNCQQDAFNFKSSIKIQAKTKREVLQEVASVFDPLGFLSPVVMTAKILLQEIWRSGADWDDPLPPTLLEIWMAWAKELSAIASIKIPRCFRLQERPISYELHVCSDASEVGFGACVYLRAEYPNGHFRLNLLLAKARVAPLRQLSIPRLELQGAVLGVRLCDSAIKELGPIAAQVIYWCDSQTVLQWIHSKSCKYHAFVAHRITEIIESSAASQWRHIPGELNPADDCSRGIPATHLTTQHRWFRGPDFLALPQSSWPSTGVISEPSSDDPEVSPAKWVGFVQVTNDHPVFNLIQQSSNLHKLKRIVAWLLRFVNNRHINPKNRQLAPYVKAPELREALRFIIRVDQRHFFDDEFRCLAKGRPVPTASSLANLTPFLDPFGIIRVGGRLQHASLPEDTKHPIVLSSDSQLSTMVITDTHKLLIHASTEPTLHALRAKYHVLHPRASINRVIRKCFTCKLRNSQPAPPLMGPLPASRLQTHLPAFTNVGIDLFGPFSVVILRRSVKRYGVMFTCLDTRAVHLGVADSLDMDSFINAFSRFADRRGVPQLCYSDNGTNLVAGEQEINRALSRWNEAELVQKIEKLKNQPIEWRFSPPVAPHFGGSWERLIKSAKTALRGILNNRSVTEDVLVTAIVGAEALLNSRPLTHVSVNPNDLEAITPNHFLLLRAHSGCNLDYPPGAKVSSRRRYEQAQELITHFWNRWLREYVPNGIERRKWLRSRRNLAVNDLVLVVTPNSPRGSWPIGRVVSVQQGPDGFVRSADVRVVRAIPTTSKRRRSASDVTCTTHLYTRSVHKLCLLEEDEQDVSEDGNRAGNVQDV; via the exons ATGG AAAGAACATCCCGTCCGCCATCCGCAGTATCCATCGGTCATGCGTCTCAACGGTCACTCGGCATCCAGTCAAACGCCACCGTCTATCCAGCGCAACCGGATCCGCCCAATCGACCAGCAGATCACCATTCCGTATCACCATCCAGCTCAGTCTCAAACCAAGACGCTAAAGCTTTACAAGAGGAAAGGCGTCAGCGCGAAGAAGAAAGGCGTCAacgcgaagaagaaaagcgtCAACGTGAACAACTAGAAAAACAGATCCAACAAATGAAGATagacgaaaaagagaagatcAAGAAAGccgttgaagaagaaagagagcgACAGTCCAGCAAATTCACCACAGCTAATCGAGACGCAGTAAATGAAGCGGAAAAACGTGCCAACGAGATagctgaagaaaacaaaaaaatcagaacCGCGCTGGAGgtccaaaaacaaaagcaaaaggaGCTGTTCGATGCCGCACAAGAAAAAGATCGATTGCTGaggctagaaaaaaaagaaaggcgtGAGAGTGAACAAAAACTTAATCAGAAGATCCAAGAACAACAAAGCAAAATTCCCGTCAGTTCTCTCTTAAAACAACCGTACACCTCCTTCCAGCCCACGCAATTCGAACCAACCAGAGGAGCCAATCCATTTGACAATTTGTTCCAGACCGCGTCAAATCCAAATCGTCAAACCGAAGAGGAACCGATCAACTTCAAGCAATGGACGGCCCACAACGACAATTTATTGTCGTCGACAAAAGATTCCACCGAGTCAAACCACAACACAAGATCAGTTTTTCGTCTTCCCAAATTGGACTTAAAACCCTACGACGGCGATCCCAAGAAGTGGCCCGACTTTATTGCAATCTTCAGAGATTTGGTCCACTCCAACAACAGTTTATCATCAACAGAAAAAATGGCGTTGCTCAAACGATCTTTGTCAGAAGACATCCGAAATGGACTTGGCGACTCTCTCAGCAGCTCGGCTTTGTACAGTGAAGCTTTGACCGAGCTCGAAAACACCTATGGTCATCCTCAGATCGTCTCAAGAGCCTACATCCAGTCTCTGATCGAGCTGCCAAAAGTGAACAACAACGACTACAAAACATTGCTCAAATTCTcgcaaactctcaatggagcTGTTTCATCTTTGAAGAACGGAGGTTACGAACACGAGCTGAAAGCATCCGGCATCCTCGAGctaattttggccaagctTCCAGCGGAATTACAAAGCAGGTGGGGGAAAAAGATAGTCAAGAGTCACCCAGTCTGCCTAACCCTTCAAGACTTCTCAAGCTGGATCCACCTAATCGTCAAAGGAGAAATGATGGCCAAGCATTGTTTGATTTCTCAAGCATCATCGCCCCCGTCCAGCAAAAGCAACCAAAAGCCGGGCCGGCAGCAAACGGACCGAAAGCCGAAGCATCCGCCTTCAATCAACATCATCGGTCACAAACCAGCCGCTCCGCCCTCAACAGCAGCCAAACAAAACGATGGAAGCAAAACCTTGACGTGCCTCCTGTGCAGAGGAGACCACCGCCTTTCATCGTGTCCAAAATTCGCAGCCTTATCGTTAGAAGAAAGGATGAAGATCATCAAGGAGTTTAACTGCTGTCTACGGTGCCTAACTAAAGGACATTGGACGAAAGAATGCTTTAACAGAACGAAATGCAACTTCGAAGAATGCACTGCCCATCACCACCCACTTCTCCACGGCGCTCCAAGCCTCAACGTGTCCTTTAAAGATAAA ggCGTTGGAACGCACACCGTCGAAGGAGATTCAATCACCACCCTGCTGCTAACGGTTCCAGTCATCATTGAAGCTAACGGAATCCAGGTCAACACAGTAGGCATCTTGGATCAAGGAAGCCAAGCATCTTTGATCctcgaaaaaatatcaaaaaagctGAAACTCGACGGTCCTACGCAGTCATCACCGTTAGCGACTTTCCACGGAAACGATCCGAAGAATAAAGTGAAATGTGTATCTTTCAACATTCTCACCGCCGATTCCAGCCGCtctttcgaagtcaagtctgCGTACACAGTCCCGCGTCTACAAATCCAAACAACCAGCCTTAATTGGCCGGCAGTCAAACATCAATGGAATCATCTCTGTGATATCGAGCCAATCAACGCGGACACCAAAGAAATAGGCGTTCTTTTAGGACGTGATGTCCTCCGTGTCCACGATGTACTAGATTCCCGCTATCCAGCCGACGGAGTTGAAGCCCCGGATGGAATCAAAACTCATTTTGGTTGGTGTGTGACCGGACCAGTGGCAACCGCCACTTTGCATCCACCTCTTCACATCAACGCGCTTTCCATCACCCAGCACCTCTCCGATCAAGCTCTACACGACGTCGTCAATCAATTCTGGCTCACAGAAAGTTTCGGTGTTCGTCCGTCAACATCTTTGCCTTCATCACTGGACGACAAAGCAGCATTGAAAATACTGGAGCAGACGACGCGTCACACTGGAGAAAGGTACGAAGTCGGACTAATGCTTCGTGATCCCAAAATCAACATTCCGAATAATCGTGAAGTCGCCGTTCGTCATTTCAACTCGCTGGAGAAGCGCTTCGCCCGTGATCCAGCATTCGCCGAACGATATTCCCGCGTGATGAACGAATACATTTCCCTCGGACACGCAGTATTATCGGACGTCAACAACTCTATCCGCAAAGGCTTCACCTGGTATCTTCCGCATCACGGCGTCACAAATCCAAACAAACCGGAAAAAGTTCGTGTGGTATTCAATCCATCCGCTCGTTACAAAGGAACGTCGCTGAATGAACAATTGTTCAAAGGTCCCGATCTGCTAACGTGTCTAATTGGCGTCCTTCTTCGCTTCCGGCAGTTTCCCGTTCCAATATCCGGCGATATAGAGAAAATGTACCACCAGGTGCTCGTTCCCAAACAGCAACAATCTCTTTTCCGCTTTCTTTGGAAAAACCCTGGCGACGTAGGAGAACCGAAAGAATACCAAATGACAGTTCACGTCTTTGGTGCCGTATCGTCTCCAACCAGCTGCATCTACGCGCTGAGAAAAACGGCAGAAGATTTTGGCAGCCGCTTCCCCGACGTCGCCGATTCAGTATCCAAAAATATCTACGTCGACAATTATCTAGATTCCACGGAGACAGAGGAAGAAGCTATCGCAAAATTACGTGACGTTTCAGCATTGCTAAAGCTCGGCGGCTTCAACATGGTCCAATGGCTTTCATCTTCCCGATCCGTCTTAGCCACCGTCGATCATTCCGATCTTTCACGGTCACTCGATCTCGACGCCGACAAACTTCCAATCGAACGGACTCTTGGCCTGCTCTGGAATTGTCAACAAGATGCGTTCAACTTTaaatcgtcgatcaaaatccaAGCCAAAACCAAACGTGAAGTTCTCCAAGAAGTAGCTTCCGTCTTTGACCCACTCGGATTTCTCTCTCCAGTCGTAATGACAGCCAAAATCCTGCTTCAAGAAATTTGGCGATCCGGCGCGGATTGGGACGATCCATTGCCTCCTACACTGCTTGAAATTTGGATGGCATGGGCAAAGGAACTTTCAGCAATCGCCTCCATCAAGATTCCGCGTTGCTTCCGGCTACAAGAAAGGCCCATCTCCTACGAGCTTCATGTTTGTTCCGACGCATCCGAGGTCGGTTTCGGCGCCTGTGTCTACCTGCGAGCCGAATATCCAAACGGACATTTTCGCCTCAACCTTCTTCTCGCAAAAGCAAGAGTTGCGCCGTTACGCCAGCTTTCTATTCCGCGTTTGGAGCTACAAGGCGCAGTGCTGGGCGTCCGATTATGTGATTCCGCCATCAAGGAGCTTGGACCCATCGCAGCACAAGTTATCTACTGGTGTGACTCTCAAACCGTGCTTCAATGGATTCACTCAAAATCGTGCAAGTATCACGCGTTCGTCGCTCACCGGATTACCGAAATTATCGAAAGCAGTGCCGCTTCTCAGTGGCGCCACATCCCAGGCGAATTGAATCCGGCCGATGATTGTTCCCGCGGCATTCCAGCGACTCATCTCACAACTCAACACAGATGGTTCCGTGGCCCAGATTTTCTCGCCTTGCCTCAATCTTCTTGGCCCTCAACAGGCGTGATATCCGAACCATCATCAGACGATCCCGAAGTGTCGCCGGCAAAATGGGTCGGCTTCGTTCAAGTGACCAACGACCATCCCGTCTTCAACTTAATTCAACAATCTTCAAATTTACACAAGTTGAAACGCATCGTCGCTTGGCTACTCCGGTTCGTCAACAACCGTCACATCAATCCGAAAAATCGACAGTTGGCTCCTTACGTCAAAGCTCCTGAACTTCGCGAAGCACTCCGCTTCATTATTCGTGTCGACCAACGGCATTTCTTCGACGACGAGTTCCGGTGTTTGGCCAAAGGACGACCAGTGCCAACAGCTTCCTCCCTGGCCAATCTTACCCCATTCTTAGATCCGTTCGGAATCATCAGAGTCGGTGGTCGGCTGCAACACGCGTCTCTGCCGGAAGATACGAAACACCCAATTGTGCTATCTTCCGACAGTCAACTGTCCACTATGGTCATcaccgacacacacaaacttcTCATCCATGCGTCAACAGAGCCTACGCTTCACGCACTTCGGGCAAAATACCATGTCCTTCATCCTCGAGCTTCAATCAATCGTGTCATTCGAAAGTGTTTTACGTGCAAGCTTCGTAATAGTCAACCAGCGCCACCACTCATGGGCCCACTGCCTGCTAGTCGCCTGCAAACTCATCTTCCCGCTTTTACCAACGTCGGAATCGACCTTTTCGGCCCATTTTCCGTCGTCATCTTGAGAAGATCTGTCAAGCGCTATGGTGTGATGTTTACATGCCTAGACACCCGAGCTGTACATCTTGGAGTCGCCGATTCCCTCGATATGGACTCTTTCATCAACGCTTTTTCCCGTTTTGCCGATCGTCGCGGCGTCCCTCAACTTTGCTACAGCGACAACGGAACAAATCTCGTGGCCGGTGAGCAAGAAATCAACCGCGCCCTTTCCCGCTGGAACGAAGCCGAGTTGGTGCAGAAGATTGAAAAACTCAAAAATCAACCAATTGAATGGAGATTCAGTCCACCCGTAGCTCCTCACTTTGGCGGCTCATGGGAGCGATTGATTAAATCCGCAAAAACCGCCCTGCGAGGTATTCTAAACAATCGGTCTGTCACCGAAGACGTCCTCGTCACGGCTATCGTCGGAGCCGAAGCGCTCCTAAATTCTCGCCCGTTGACTCACGTCAGCGTCAACCCGAACGACTTAGAAGCCATCACACCAAACCATTTTCTGCTGCTGCGGGCTCATTCAGGATGTAACCTTGATTATCCTCCAGGCGCCAAAGTTTCCAGTCGAAGACGTTACGAACAAGCCCAGGAGCTGATAACGCATTTCTGGAACCGGTGGCTCCGAGAATATGTCCCCAACGGCATCGAAAGAAGAAAGTGGCTTCGTTCGCGACGGAATCTGGCCGTCAACGATTTAGTTCTCGTCGTCACGCCCAATTCTCCTCGCGGATCATGGCCGATCGGTCGCGTCGTCAGCGTCCAGCAAGGTCCCGACGGATTCGTCCGATCCGCCGACGTCAGAGTCGTTCGAGCCATTCCAACCACCTCCAAGCGTCGCCGTTCAGCATCCGACGTCACCTGCACCACTCATCTGTACACCCGGTCGGTCCACAAGCTTTGCCTCTTAGAAGAAGACGAACAAGATGTTTCCGAAGACGGAAACAGGGCCGGCAATGTGCAAGACGTCTAA
- the LOC124338344 gene encoding nucleoprotein TPR-like isoform X1, with protein sequence MLFEEEENKKLNNYIDQILQEHEDRAPTIARQREDSILKEKKEKEAALDSQIQALQGQLAELRAQNVRLSTHNEYADSKEKPLQGNLESCKKQLNALEDKNKIYACTIAKHEQSIAVLRDEAMNAQQLLASAEIKVSMLQEEKQLLQDLEKSLTVERNALVSERRSQGLLHANANFN encoded by the exons ATGCTATTTGAAGAGGAAGAGAATAAGAAACTGAATAACTACATAGATCAAATTCTTCAG GAACACGAGGATCGAGCGCCAACCATAGCTCGACAACGCGAAGATAGTAtcctcaaagaaaagaaagaaaaggaggctGCTTTAGACAGTCAAATTCAAGCACTTCAAGGACAGTTAGCTGAATTAAGAGCCCAGAACGTGCGTTTAAGCACCCACAATGAATATGCCGATTCAAAGGAAAAACCATTGCAG GGCAACTTGGAGTCTTGCAAGAAACAACTTAACGCTTTAGAAGATAAGAATAAGATTTATGCCTGCACAATTGCTAAACACGAGCAAAGCATTGCAGTTTTACGAG ACGAAGCGATGAATGCTCAGCAACTGCTTGCAAGCGCAGAGATAAAAGTTTCGATGCttcaagaagaaaagcaaCTACTTCAAGATCTTGAAAAAAGCCTTACAGTTGAAAGAAATGCATTGGTAAGCGAGCGACGTAGCCAAGGCCTTCTTCATGCCaacgcaaattttaattaa